The Acidianus infernus genome window below encodes:
- the thiD gene encoding bifunctional hydroxymethylpyrimidine kinase/phosphomethylpyrimidine kinase, with protein MTIAGSDSGGGAGLQADLKTFTSLGVFGTVIVTGLTAQNTFEVTRVMEVPPDFIEAQFDAVMKDLNPRYAKTGMLASTKVIETVKKKVEEYKINLILDPVMVAKSGASLVTEDVVSSIKLLMRDSLIITPNKFEAEKLIGKKIESEEGLKKSARELYEKYSVNVVVKGGSQFGLDYAIIDGEELELKGEKIETNNTHGSGDVFSASITAYLAKGFKLKDAVKKAREFTTFAIKYSLDLGKGHGPVDPFAYPEALIEKEIAREELEDLLYFIEKKEEKTFKDLISENDKSNVGYLTKYGDFVTLAGGIIRYLDWLKIDGPLLVNWKKNDIYEALKRSGKKIGVIISPNDKILSLAEENKIKLSESGINSDAITINGKIILVADSVEELKKKIEGLK; from the coding sequence ATGACTATTGCAGGAAGCGACTCAGGAGGAGGAGCAGGGCTACAAGCTGATTTAAAGACTTTTACGTCTCTCGGAGTTTTCGGCACGGTTATTGTTACTGGTCTAACTGCCCAGAATACTTTTGAAGTAACCAGAGTAATGGAAGTTCCTCCTGATTTTATTGAGGCGCAATTTGACGCCGTAATGAAGGACCTAAATCCTAGATACGCTAAAACCGGAATGTTAGCTTCAACAAAAGTGATCGAGACAGTAAAAAAGAAGGTGGAAGAGTATAAGATCAATCTTATTTTAGATCCAGTAATGGTTGCGAAATCGGGAGCTTCGCTAGTAACGGAAGACGTAGTTTCATCTATAAAATTATTGATGAGAGATTCATTGATTATTACTCCTAACAAGTTTGAGGCTGAGAAACTTATAGGCAAGAAAATAGAGAGCGAAGAGGGGTTAAAGAAATCGGCTAGGGAACTATACGAGAAATATTCAGTTAATGTAGTAGTAAAGGGCGGTTCTCAATTTGGTCTAGATTATGCAATAATAGATGGTGAAGAATTGGAGCTTAAAGGGGAGAAAATAGAGACTAATAATACTCACGGTAGTGGAGATGTATTTTCTGCCTCAATAACTGCTTATTTAGCTAAAGGCTTCAAGTTAAAGGATGCCGTTAAGAAAGCGAGGGAATTTACAACCTTTGCTATAAAATATTCTTTAGACTTAGGCAAAGGTCACGGTCCTGTGGATCCATTTGCGTATCCCGAAGCTCTAATAGAAAAGGAGATTGCTAGAGAGGAATTGGAAGATTTACTCTATTTTATTGAAAAGAAAGAAGAAAAGACTTTCAAGGATTTAATTAGTGAGAACGATAAATCAAACGTTGGTTATTTAACAAAGTACGGAGATTTTGTAACTCTTGCTGGTGGAATAATTAGATATCTTGATTGGTTAAAGATTGATGGTCCTCTTCTAGTTAATTGGAAGAAAAATGACATATATGAAGCTCTAAAAAGGAGTGGTAAAAAAATAGGTGTAATTATCTCTCCTAATGATAAGATTCTATCACTTGCAGAAGAAAATAAGATAAAATTATCAGAAAGCGGAATAAACTCAGATGCCATAACTATTAATGGCAAAATAATTTTGGTTGCGGATAGTGTAGAAGAATTAAAGAAGAAAATAGAGGGATTAAAGTAA
- the cas4 gene encoding CRISPR-associated protein Cas4, protein MVEFLAKKRVEDYLSHQREKDTFYVTDLVRCPLKLVYEEKFRELAIAEVYNPSTLMGELIHMGLETFNEIEGYKVISEVEGEKEVNLGEKVVKIKGRADIILQKGEEKIIVEIKSARGDKGLPHKHHLMQLQAYLWLFGAKKGILFYVTPERFTEFTVDKPLDEATIIKLVQENISLSPSPRFAWECEYCVFSIVCPNKK, encoded by the coding sequence ATAGTTGAATTCCTAGCAAAAAAGAGGGTAGAAGATTACTTATCTCATCAAAGAGAAAAAGATACTTTTTACGTTACAGATCTGGTAAGATGTCCATTAAAACTAGTTTACGAAGAGAAATTCAGGGAATTAGCAATAGCAGAGGTTTACAATCCTTCAACACTTATGGGGGAATTAATACATATGGGTTTAGAGACCTTTAATGAAATTGAAGGCTATAAAGTGATTTCAGAGGTTGAAGGAGAAAAGGAAGTAAATTTAGGAGAAAAGGTTGTAAAAATAAAAGGTAGGGCAGATATTATTTTACAGAAGGGCGAGGAAAAAATTATAGTAGAAATAAAGAGTGCCAGAGGAGACAAAGGATTGCCTCATAAGCATCACTTAATGCAGCTTCAAGCTTATTTATGGTTATTTGGAGCTAAGAAGGGAATTCTATTTTATGTTACACCAGAAAGGTTCACAGAATTTACTGTGGATAAGCCATTAGATGAGGCTACAATAATTAAGTTAGTCCAAGAAAATATTTCGTTAAGTCCTTCACCGCGTTTTGCTTGGGAATGCGAATATTGCGTGTTCTCAATAGTTTGCCCTAATAAGAAGTAG
- a CDS encoding glycosyltransferase: MVLYVIVILSSLVSAWSIYNSFLAIVGIRWNPKEYKNPSGVSFSLIIPAKNEEKVLGRLLDRLENQEYDRSKYEIIVVEDGSTDKTLEVCNSYKLMYDNISCIHLESNTRRVINGKSRALNYALRIAKGEIIGIFDADTVPRLDTLAYASVKFEDPKVAGVQGRLVPINVRESAIARFASLEELFYEYSISGRARLGFFVPLEGTCSFIRKSVLEGLGGWNENSLTEDLDLSLKIISSGYKIIYSPSIVAWREVPVSLRMLIKQRLRWYRGHFEVSLKVEKVKFDWRVIDAILIVATPVFMVLNLVNYSLVLLYPSEIYIVVVSLISFASFLSLLLGIMISRKHMIEEFYPILSFIYMNLVVILNLIAISLELLRMPKKWIKTERTGNITVRIHDS, encoded by the coding sequence ATTGTGCTTTATGTAATAGTAATATTAAGTTCGTTAGTATCTGCCTGGAGTATATATAATTCATTCTTAGCAATTGTAGGAATTAGATGGAATCCAAAAGAATATAAAAATCCATCTGGCGTATCTTTTTCCTTAATTATTCCGGCAAAAAACGAGGAAAAAGTTCTTGGAAGACTATTAGATAGATTGGAAAACCAAGAATACGATAGATCTAAGTATGAGATAATCGTAGTGGAAGACGGATCTACTGATAAGACCCTAGAGGTTTGTAATTCCTATAAGTTAATGTATGATAATATTTCATGCATTCATTTAGAAAGTAATACTAGAAGAGTAATTAACGGAAAAAGTAGAGCATTAAATTATGCATTAAGAATAGCTAAAGGCGAAATAATCGGAATTTTTGACGCGGATACTGTGCCAAGGTTGGATACTTTAGCTTATGCCTCAGTCAAATTTGAAGATCCTAAAGTAGCAGGAGTTCAAGGTAGACTAGTTCCAATAAACGTTAGGGAAAGTGCAATAGCGAGATTTGCTTCTCTTGAAGAATTATTTTATGAATACTCAATAAGCGGAAGAGCTAGGCTAGGCTTCTTTGTTCCGTTAGAGGGCACTTGCTCTTTCATAAGAAAATCTGTACTAGAAGGTTTAGGCGGATGGAACGAGAACTCTTTAACTGAAGACCTTGATCTCAGTCTGAAAATAATATCCAGCGGTTACAAGATAATTTATTCTCCATCTATCGTAGCTTGGAGAGAAGTGCCAGTTAGCTTAAGAATGCTAATAAAACAGAGGCTTAGATGGTACAGAGGGCATTTTGAAGTAAGTCTCAAGGTAGAGAAGGTAAAATTTGATTGGAGGGTAATAGATGCAATATTAATTGTAGCAACTCCAGTTTTTATGGTATTAAATCTAGTGAACTACTCTTTAGTTCTCCTATATCCATCAGAAATTTACATAGTCGTTGTTAGTTTAATTTCATTTGCATCTTTTCTATCATTATTACTGGGAATAATGATTTCAAGAAAGCATATGATAGAAGAGTTTTATCCAATATTATCTTTCATTTACATGAATCTCGTAGTAATCCTTAATTTAATAGCAATCTCTCTAGAACTTTTAAGAATGCCTAAGAAATGGATTAAGACTGAAAGAACTGGAAATATAACGGTGAGGATTCACGATAGTTGA
- a CDS encoding peroxiredoxin, giving the protein MSEAYRIPLIGEKFPEMEVDTTHGKIKLPDAYKGKWFVLFSHPGDFTPVCTTEFVSFAKKYEEFKKLNTELIGLSVDSNISHIEWVNWIEQNLKVEVPFPIIADPMGNVAKRLGMIHAESSTAAVRAVFIVDDKGTIRLIMYYPLEIGRNINEILRSIKALQIVDRTGAVVPANWPKNEIIGDNLLNPPPRTVKESKLRLQQFKGYAWWLTYREADKKDVEETEKYI; this is encoded by the coding sequence ATGTCGGAAGCATATAGAATACCGTTAATCGGTGAAAAATTCCCAGAAATGGAAGTAGATACAACTCATGGAAAGATAAAATTGCCAGATGCGTATAAAGGAAAATGGTTTGTACTTTTCAGCCATCCTGGAGATTTTACGCCAGTATGTACTACTGAATTCGTGTCTTTTGCAAAGAAATATGAAGAATTCAAAAAGCTGAATACCGAACTTATAGGACTTTCTGTAGATAGTAACATAAGCCACATAGAATGGGTTAATTGGATAGAGCAAAACCTTAAGGTCGAAGTACCTTTCCCAATAATTGCAGATCCTATGGGTAACGTTGCTAAAAGGTTAGGAATGATACACGCAGAATCTTCTACAGCCGCAGTAAGGGCGGTATTTATTGTTGACGATAAGGGAACTATAAGATTGATCATGTATTATCCGCTTGAAATAGGAAGAAACATTAACGAAATACTTAGGTCAATAAAGGCTTTACAAATAGTTGACAGAACTGGTGCAGTGGTACCTGCTAATTGGCCTAAGAACGAGATAATAGGAGATAACTTACTTAATCCTCCGCCAAGAACAGTGAAAGAAAGCAAACTTCGATTACAGCAATTTAAAGGCTATGCCTGGTGGTTAACGTATAGAGAAGCTGATAAGAAAGACGTAGAAGAGACTGAAAAATATATTTAA
- a CDS encoding DUF929 domain-containing protein: MKRKNLIILAVVVAFVVLFTLPYILYPFEVPLDSFFKVSNEDLAKPGYVCIIFISWYGCPFGAADSWVLYSFLSHYGKIVYNFSYSDPQDVYPNIPAIIFKEFYPNSSVLFRFVYLYNRYLNATACCKVVSNYVSFGLSKISSCFPQYCPLVKEYVINKWAQGGYFQSAAYMGNPPHIPTTIIISSSKGTYMLIGYIYNPSCISGMTPSYILSHLNSLSFIQNGIEKIENLI; the protein is encoded by the coding sequence ATGAAACGGAAAAACCTTATAATTCTTGCAGTAGTAGTAGCTTTTGTCGTACTATTTACATTACCTTACATTTTATATCCCTTTGAAGTACCGTTAGACTCTTTCTTTAAAGTAAGTAATGAAGATCTAGCAAAACCAGGCTACGTTTGTATTATATTTATAAGCTGGTACGGATGTCCTTTTGGAGCTGCTGATAGTTGGGTTTTATACTCCTTTCTTTCTCACTACGGTAAGATAGTGTACAATTTCTCTTATTCTGATCCACAAGACGTTTATCCTAATATCCCAGCAATAATATTCAAGGAATTTTATCCTAACTCTTCAGTGTTGTTTCGTTTTGTATACCTTTATAATAGATATCTTAATGCAACAGCTTGTTGTAAAGTTGTAAGCAACTACGTAAGCTTTGGACTCTCTAAGATTTCTTCATGTTTTCCACAATACTGTCCATTAGTAAAAGAATACGTAATTAATAAGTGGGCTCAAGGAGGTTATTTCCAATCTGCAGCATATATGGGCAATCCACCTCATATACCTACTACAATAATTATCTCAAGTTCTAAAGGAACATACATGTTAATAGGGTATATCTATAATCCTTCTTGCATTTCTGGTATGACACCTAGTTACATTCTATCTCATCTAAATTCTCTTTCATTTATACAAAATGGAATAGAAAAAATCGAAAATTTAATTTAA
- a CDS encoding DUF5678 domain-containing protein yields MIVLDSRFVGKYVAIDSNDRIIGYADTREELVKNLEQKGYKIHEYAIIYVKGEKKY; encoded by the coding sequence ATGATAGTATTAGATTCTAGATTTGTTGGTAAGTATGTTGCTATTGATTCCAACGATAGGATTATTGGTTATGCTGATACTAGGGAAGAGTTAGTTAAAAATCTGGAACAAAAAGGTTATAAAATTCACGAATACGCTATAATTTATGTCAAAGGAGAGAAAAAATACTGA
- a CDS encoding DUF5678 domain-containing protein, with protein MLIINDSRFVGKYVAIDSNDRIIGYADTREELVKNLEQKGYKIHEYSILYIPSQFKLHIEYSKVCDEELPLMNLKINCNSNSFRAIATFGNTNLINKEIAEFCGIYEEGEIEVEIGIIKKKIKVKVADLNKVDLPIVPGLILSPTNFIVCFYDNYFEISD; from the coding sequence GTGTTAATCATAAACGATTCTAGATTTGTTGGTAAGTATGTTGCTATTGATTCCAACGATAGGATTATTGGTTATGCTGATACTAGGGAAGAGTTAGTTAAAAATCTGGAACAAAAAGGTTATAAAATTCACGAATATTCAATACTTTACATTCCATCACAGTTCAAATTGCATATAGAGTATTCTAAGGTCTGTGATGAGGAATTGCCTTTAATGAATTTGAAAATAAATTGTAATTCTAACTCTTTTAGGGCAATTGCTACTTTTGGAAACACTAATTTGATTAATAAAGAAATTGCAGAATTTTGCGGAATTTATGAGGAAGGAGAAATAGAGGTAGAAATTGGTATAATAAAAAAGAAAATCAAAGTTAAAGTTGCTGATTTAAATAAAGTAGATTTACCAATAGTGCCAGGTCTTATTTTAAGTCCTACTAATTTTATAGTTTGCTTTTACGATAATTACTTTGAAATAAGTGACTAA